One Elusimicrobiota bacterium DNA segment encodes these proteins:
- a CDS encoding M20/M25/M40 family metallo-hydrolase, producing MNLEKTLEYAKQNKDNFISDLKGLVAIPSVSFPGFDARTLEDSAAAVAGIMKSRGLENVEILRLPDAHPYVYGDWLHAPEAPTLLLYAHHDVQPPGREELWKSPPFEAKERDGRLYGRGSADDKAGVVVHLSAIGSYLKTAGALPVNVKVIIEGEEEIGSEHLEAFLSRYREKLSAHIMVLTDTSNFDVGIPSITTSLRGLVSMDVTVRSADHPLHSGMWGGPLVDPVQALAKMIASVTDSQGRLAVPGILSQVRKLSKAEEKSLKSLRYSEKDFRKQSGVLSKTTVLNGKDLLRQMWFKPSFSVNAIQASSRKDCANIINEAAWCHMGLRIVEKIQPKDALARLKKHLLQHAPWGVKVEFSNETLGPAWSTNPESPVFQAAAQAMAKGFGREAAFIGCGGSIPFVGPFSKVLGGAPALLIGVEDPYTNAHSENESLHLGDFLNSILGTIHLYRELANSRPMVRE from the coding sequence ATGAACCTCGAAAAAACCCTGGAATACGCAAAACAAAACAAGGATAATTTCATCTCGGACCTCAAGGGGTTGGTGGCCATCCCCAGCGTGAGCTTCCCGGGCTTTGACGCGCGCACGCTCGAGGATAGTGCTGCGGCCGTGGCTGGCATCATGAAGTCGCGCGGGCTTGAAAACGTCGAGATCCTGCGCCTGCCCGACGCCCATCCCTACGTCTACGGCGATTGGCTCCACGCACCGGAAGCCCCGACCTTGCTTCTCTACGCCCACCACGACGTCCAACCCCCGGGGCGCGAGGAACTATGGAAATCCCCTCCCTTCGAGGCCAAGGAGCGCGACGGCAGGCTCTACGGCCGCGGCAGCGCCGACGATAAGGCCGGGGTCGTGGTGCACCTGAGCGCCATCGGCTCGTACTTGAAGACGGCGGGCGCGCTCCCGGTCAACGTCAAGGTCATCATCGAGGGCGAGGAGGAGATAGGCAGCGAGCATCTTGAAGCTTTCCTAAGCCGCTATCGAGAAAAACTCTCCGCCCATATCATGGTGCTGACCGACACCAGCAATTTCGACGTGGGCATCCCCTCCATCACCACCTCGCTTAGGGGCTTGGTCTCCATGGACGTCACCGTGCGCTCGGCCGACCATCCCCTGCACTCAGGCATGTGGGGAGGGCCGCTCGTGGACCCGGTCCAGGCTCTGGCCAAGATGATCGCCTCGGTGACCGACTCGCAAGGACGGCTCGCCGTGCCGGGAATACTCTCCCAGGTTCGCAAGCTCTCCAAGGCTGAGGAGAAAAGCCTCAAGTCCCTGCGCTATTCCGAGAAGGACTTCCGCAAGCAGTCTGGGGTCCTCTCTAAGACCACGGTCCTTAACGGCAAGGACCTCCTGCGCCAGATGTGGTTTAAGCCGTCATTCTCGGTCAACGCCATCCAGGCCTCCTCTCGCAAGGACTGTGCCAATATCATCAACGAGGCGGCCTGGTGCCACATGGGACTCCGGATCGTCGAGAAAATCCAGCCCAAGGACGCCCTGGCCCGGCTTAAAAAGCACCTGCTCCAGCACGCTCCCTGGGGCGTGAAAGTGGAATTTTCCAACGAGACCTTGGGCCCGGCCTGGAGCACCAATCCGGAAAGCCCGGTGTTCCAAGCCGCGGCCCAGGCCATGGCCAAGGGCTTCGGCCGCGAGGCCGCCTTCATCGGCTGCGGCGGCTCCATTCCCTTCGTGGGCCCTTTCTCCAAGGTTCTGGGAGGGGCGCCGGCCCTCCTCATCGGCGTCGAGGACCCCTACACCAACGCCCACAGCGAGAACGAGAGCCTGCACCTCGGGGATTTCCTGAACTCCATCCTCGGCACGATCCACCTCTACCGGGAGCTGGCTAATTCCCGTCCGATGGTTCGAGAATAG